In Periplaneta americana isolate PAMFEO1 chromosome 8, P.americana_PAMFEO1_priV1, whole genome shotgun sequence, the sequence ctaattatttttgttgtgaaacagTGCGCCATCTTTCTCAGACTTTGAGAAAGATTCATATTCTTAATCTTaagtattgaataaattaaacagtctgtgcttatctagtattacatttatagcattaacgttttcagtacgtgtgtaccattttcaaatgcgaatgcctgttacatttaaataggtctgcttgactgtggaattggaacattcatgaacatcattgatgctgttaataaactacataaaaacacaacttgaggatgaaatagataaaaatatatatgttaacaatagttcacgtgatcacttcgatgacatgttgttagagtagtcttctcttaatgtggatcatcgtggttaaatattataaaatatccaataaaatggtaaatgttaaaattaacttgcactgataatcaacagtaatctcactagacgttttgatttatctagagaaaatcaaaactcgagtgggatttaattgactattacacgattagaaaaaagtatataaagattagaagtaacgaagtactccaatacaataaaatattaattgacctacgaaaatacaactgtcttcaaatgtattattgtaccatctcaacattacaaatattacgctagatgcatgctagatggcagtagtgtctttatacagacattgtaatgattactattcaataaatcttaatattaaacaatctctgatacgtgactatccataatatcatatagcagaagttctttttatcctctcagagcagaagctataacataacctaatatacacaagtgttagaaaagttttaattaacgacgattacataaaaaataaacatgaataattttaaaaggaataattattgaatgtacaattttcaaatttgaatgtggttggtggttcaattgatgttatattggacgtgtgaataatagaagtggaacgcgttgatttaggcctacatggtgtattcaacttattcagaatttccgaatgaataattttaaaaggaataattattgaatgtacaattttcaaatttgaatgtggttggtggttcaattgatgttatattggacgtgtgcataatagaagtggaactcgttgatttaggcctacatggtatagcctattcaacttattcaggatttccgaatggtgctcttcatttatttgtaaatcggatttcagaagatgcataggtatgatcagtgatttttattaccggtaattcttgttcttgaatgccaatgcgagtcatatttgaaactgctgtgcatcgactggagtgatttgtaattatatatatatatatatatatatatatatatatatatatatatatatatatatatttttttttttttttttgacgtccagaccagcgcagtttcaaatgttggcaaacaaagaaacaaatgctagggacgcgataaaattaaacaaatgctagggacgcgataaaattgtgcgataagcagccatgattggttgaattacgtcctttcgtaccgttttattggtcaaaagtagtatgacgtagtaagagtgtaatagtcactataaaacactgtagtCTTGTTGAGTTGTTTTGATGTTCATTTATGTTCATATATGCACTGCACAATGGCTAGACTGAAAACCGCACGAGGTCAATAAGAATTCTGTACTTGTTTAACAACTCTTCCACCAAGCTACAACCAGGTAATACAAAACCTACATTACGTACGACGTATCTAATGGGAAATAGTGCAATATATAGCATATATGAacataaatgaacattaaaacaACTCAACAAGactacagtgttttatagtgattatcagtgcaagttaattttaacatttacaattttattggatattttataatatttaaccacgatgatccacattaagagaagactactctaacaacatgtcatcgaagtgatcacgtgaactattgttaacatatatatttttatctatttcatCCTCAAGTTGTGTTTTCATGTAGTTTATTAACAGCATCAATGATGTTCATGAATGTTCCAATTCCACAGTCAAGCAGACCTATTTAAATGTAGCAGGTAttcgcatttgaaaatggtacacacgtactgaaaacgttaatgttataaatgtaatactagataagcacagactgtttaatttattcaatacttaagattataacttgcttatcagaaacttcatacataatgaaattagaaAGATTCATATTGCTTTCATAATACAGTATCCTAACATTTTTTAATGGTAGAATCCTTACTTGACACTTCAAAATTcttgtaataatactaataaaatcattaatgtttaatggttaattatgaaaatgcaaaaggtaacaaatgaaaaaaccccattttttttaccatcacaattttttttttttaattatgcattcttTAACATCTAGATCATATCACGTGTGTGGGATTTTtcggtatatcagtaggccgtgaaCTATTACTATGATTCTGTTTCTAGGCTATTGTCATATGTTATTAATGACTTAAATTCATTTAGCTGATTCTAAttttaatgattatgataatggcgATTAAGtcagtgatgaatcatggtatataaatttccagtccagcatttgcctttgtgactgaggaaaaccatgaaaaacctagATTGGCTGGCGAATCCGGGACCTTCCAAATGCGAATCTAGTGCGTCATCACAGAGCCACCTCCGTTATTTTATACCtcgaatattataatatattttataacaattttaaatttgaagTGATTTTTGATTGgctttttatgtttcttttgctGCATTTGTATTAGTGGCACTCTTATCTTACATGTAATTTCTTAAACACTAAACTAACCTCAATATTATAGATAACAGTGAAATAAgcattaattttctgtttttagaTGTAGTACTGGCATGAGCGTGTTTTAGACTGGATTAGGTTATAAAGGCGATAATCAATAACCGACTTCTTCCACTGTGACCTTGAAGATAATGGTGCTTCCTGTtcttaattcatgaacaaataGCCTCTTTAACAAAGGTTACTATGCTGTTAATTAGAATGTCTGTAGGTCCATAAAACAGCGCTCCAAATTACAACTTCATACTTGTATTCACCCCCAGTATCTTATTTTGTTCTTCGATTAGAAACTTTGTTTGCAGCCTTTAGTAGTTTTCCAGTGTTGTGTGCTTTTTAATAATTCACTAACATCCTGTTTTTCAAATCTAGACAAACGAAACACGGATTTCAAGTCCTCTGAGTCCATTTTTCATAtcctttttattttcttgaatttcttGATGTTCTGTCACGCACATAAGTTTTAATAATGTTTGTTCAGTACCGTGAGTAACTGGAAGCATTCCATGACACCATTTACTCATGCCATACAATATTAAAGGTTTTTGAAAGCTGCTTAACTATTAAAAAGTACTAAAAATATCCTTACTTTTGTAGcctttcatttttcaatttccaAATGACTATGTCatatttactgtaatttaattgTTCACTTCTTTGTTAGGAAGAAGAGTATAATGTGAGTCCAATAGAAGGTGAACAGAGATTGGGATTAATTGTCAATGGTTATAAAGGCAGTACTGACAGGTGAGTGTAGTATTATactgtttttctttaattgtcAACTTTGCTTTGCTAATTCGTCACAgaaattaagtgtgcttaaatgcgacaggctcatgtcagtagatttactggcatgtaaaagaattcctgtgggacaaaatgcggcacatccggcgacgctgatataacctctgcagttgcgagcgtcgttaaataaaacataactttcaaCAATTCGtcactaaacattttgaaaaaacaTTAAATCTGACGCTGCGGCCTGATGTTACTAAATTTGTGCAATATTTAAAGGTAAAACGGTATTGATTTTATGCCAAAAAAGTAACATaccagtaaaaggtaaaggtatccctgtaaaatgccatgaaggcacttggggggcatggaggtggagccccatgctttccatgaccttggcactaaaatgaggtggtatggtcagcaccacgctctgaccgccttttacccccgggaaagacccggtactgaattttataggaggctgagtgaacctcggggctgttctgaaagtttggcaacgagaaaaaatcctaacaccacctgggatcgaaccccggaccttccagtccgtagccagctgctctaccaactgagctacccataaTATCTGTAAATACACTTTGTTTCAAAATTATGAGCTGGATTGTGGGAAGTAttacagattttttaaatttaaaaaaaaaagctttcttTAGAGGACAGCAAGTATCTATGTGAAAGATTACTCGATACGAATCCACTTCCTATTTTCGATGTATTTTCACCATAGAAATTTCCAAACAAATCTGTGACAACCTGCCTTTGTCATTATAAGTAGGTAAAGTTGGGCATGTCACTGtatatgtttctttttaaatatagtAAACTCGCAGTTGTATATTGTTGTTTCATAGTACTGGGGAACCAGAGCTCTGGAGTGGTACCAAGCGCCAAATATTCGACTCGTGTGAAGAATCTGCGGGTGACTATCTTGCTAGCGCTGTCAGGACTTCCACTACAGACTTCTCTTTGGATTGTGATGCTTGTGTTCAAACTGAAGAAAAGTCCAAACCCTTAACTTCGGACCAATATGTAATGAAACACTCGCGCAAACGGAATAGAGATTCCATACATAAGTGTAACTTCTGTGGTAAAACATTTCAACGAAATTGTGATCTGAAGAGACATATCTTTCTTCACACAGAGCCGAAGCTATATAAATGTGGTGTTTGTGGCAAATGTTTCACACAATTCAGTACTTGCCAAAATCATCTGGCTACACACTCTCTCGAGAAATCATATGTATGTGACAATTGCGGCAGGATTTTCAGGAATTACATGGCTTACGTTGCTCATGAGCGCATACAGAAGTGTTTTAGAAGTTTCATTTGCGAAATTTGCGGCAAGCTCGTGTCAGGAACGAGCTACTTCGAACTTCACATGCTTGATCATACTGGAGAAAAGCCTTTCAAATGTGCTTCGTGCGAGAAAGAATTTGCAAGTGACGTTCAGCTGGAGCAGCATAGTCTGCTACACATAAATGATAGGTCATTCGAATGTGGCATTTGTGGAATACGTTTCACGTTCCACGGTGTTTGGGAAAGCCACATGCGTTTGCATATGCTGGTGAAATCTTGTACGTGTGATATCTGTggcaaatatttttacaataaaactgATCTGGAAGTGCACTTACGAAAGCACACAGTggagaagccattcaaatgcgactTCTGTGGAGAAAAGTTCGTCCGTGAAAGTTTGCTGATAATACACAGTCGCAAACATACAGGCTGGAAACCATACCTTTGCCATATCTGTGGGCAATCCTTTACTATAAATCGTCACCTTCAGATGCACATGGACACTCACTGATAAATATTTATACTGATAATATGTGGCAAGTTTTCAGACATCCTCATTCTATACAAAAAGACTCTGATATCAACAAACATATCGCAAAATCCTTCTGTGTTTGTACTGG encodes:
- the LOC138704589 gene encoding zinc finger protein ZFP2-like isoform X2, with the protein product MDFITHIEGIEESAVELLATDTTHDSDNNMMSICEEGIVLTFQVSEIKIKHSDSNHDLISKVKDEGVEVKSKETPASVLFPIIKHEIEEEEYNVSPIEGEQRLGLIVNGYKGSTDSTGEPELWSGTKRQIFDSCEESAGDYLASAVRTSTTDFSLDCDACVQTEEKSKPLTSDQYVMKHSRKRNRDSIHKCNFCGKTFQRNCDLKRHIFLHTEPKLYKCGVCGKCFTQFSTCQNHLATHSLEKSYVCDNCGRIFRNYMAYVAHERIQKCFRSFICEICGKLVSGTSYFELHMLDHTGEKPFKCASCEKEFASDVQLEQHSLLHINDRSFECGICGIRFTFHGVWESHMRLHMLVKSCTCDICGKYFYNKTDLEVHLRKHTVEKPFKCDFCGEKFVRESLLIIHSRKHTGWKPYLCHICGQSFTINRHLQMHMDTH
- the LOC138704589 gene encoding zinc finger protein ZFP2-like isoform X5 translates to MDFITHIEGIEESAVELLATDTTHDSDNNMMSICEEEEYNVSPIEGEQRLGLIVNGYKGSTDSTGEPELWSGTKRQIFDSCEESAGDYLASAVRTSTTDFSLDCDACVQTEEKSKPLTSDQYVMKHSRKRNRDSIHKCNFCGKTFQRNCDLKRHIFLHTEPKLYKCGVCGKCFTQFSTCQNHLATHSLEKSYVCDNCGRIFRNYMAYVAHERIQKCFRSFICEICGKLVSGTSYFELHMLDHTGEKPFKCASCEKEFASDVQLEQHSLLHINDRSFECGICGIRFTFHGVWESHMRLHMLVKSCTCDICGKYFYNKTDLEVHLRKHTVEKPFKCDFCGEKFVRESLLIIHSRKHTGWKPYLCHICGQSFTINRHLQMHMDTH